The segment CGGCCCGCCCCCGGCGAGGGGGGAGACAGGCAcggagggggatttggggctgcgATGGAGCTGAGGAGGGATTTGGGAGCTGGTGGAGAGGAAGGATGACGGGCGGGAGGGATGGCGGGGGTTCAGGAGGAGGTGAAGGGGCCGGGGTGAGCAGGGAGCGATGGCGGGCGGGGATGGGAGGGTGTTGATGGGGAGGTGCGGGCTGGACCGTGCGGCTAAAGGCTCGAAACATCCACCTGGTGCTCTGCCAGAGATGCACAGACCTGAGGCTTGCAGGCAAGGGAAGAGGCTGATAAGAGGCAAATCCTGCCATGTGGAGTAAGTCTTTATCATGCCAATGTCCTCCCTCACGGTATGGCTCAGCGGTGAAAACTCCGTTCCCACGTCCGGGGACATTCACATACAAGCTGAAGGTACCCATCTCCACTGATGGGTCATAACTAATTCAAATACTCTCTCTTGGAGAGGGCTGCAATGTCTTAGAAGGTGTAAAGAGTCCCCAAGTGTTCCGCGATCCACGGTATTATCCAGTGTGAAGCTCCCCGCCGCAGGGAGAGGTACAGGGCATGTTCCCACAGCAGAATATGAACCCCATGGATGTGATGCTTGTTGGACTGTTTCCCTTCACCATTCCATGAATGTAGTCTGCAGTCACTTTCTCTCCACCCTCCtatcttttccctctctccccccCTCCCGTTTGCTGTTAAATTAAAAACCATGCTACTGACATTGGCATATGGTGTTGTTTACACCTGATTTTGGGCAGAGGCATCtctgtaataatttttaatagtcGGATATTAACAAACATGTGTCAATGCCGAGTGTAACCCTGCCTGTGagtcccacagccccacagggcagtttgggggtgcaGAGGGGGGACACTGTCAtgcctctgctgccctgcatgCCTACAGTAGCTGGGGACAGTGACAATGAGAGTGTCAcacacccagcaccagcactagGCTTTTCCCAGCCCTTGCTCAGTCAAGGAGGAAATGGAAAGACATGGTTTTAGGTCAAAACAAACATCATCACAAAGCAAATCGCCTTTTAATACATCGCCAAACACAGGGGTGAGGCTCCGGACagctcttttctccttttctcctcagCACCTTCttgctgccaccagcagcacaaagaaatcacagagcagaaaatgaGATACTGCCACCAGAACAGACTTTACAGCCACGAGGTACAGAGAGATCAGACACCAGTGACAGAGAACAGGGGGGTCTGTCACGGCCCCAagcagcagtgtccccagcccaagGCCCGTTTCTTGCAGCACTGGGAGCCCCTGGTACAACCCCAGCACCGTCTCACAGGTGCCAGAACAACAGAGGTCAGTGAGCAGAGtccatcctgctgctttttggaTCTGGATCATGGCCAGTCACCTCCTTGCCCAGCCAAGGTGCTCCTCGAAGCCACCTTAGAGTGGTCCAGCACGTTTCAGCattgctctgctcccagcctgcagaGAGGAGCTTGACCTTTCCCAGGTCCTGTGAGCAGAGGCAAAGCTGGGCATGAAGGAAGAGACAGGGAGATGAGGCCACTCTACACCGGGACATGTGGgcttgctgccagccctgcattAATTACCTGATTTAATTTGATCCTAAATGCTTAACACTGGTGTGAGATATGATGCTGAGGGTGATGGGTGCATGAGGGCAAGGTGTGAATGTCCTCAAGCACTCTGACCTCTCTGACTCAATGTTGCAAGTCAGTGTGGTCTCAAATCATCCCCACccttcccaatttttttttttttgtggtttccCTGATGGATCTGCAAGACTTTGCTCTCACGGTGGGGAAAAAACAATTCATTCACATCTTAGGTTACATacacagaaaaggaagagaattcAACAAAGTGGCTGTTCTGGGCTGCAGGAAAATGGTTTGAGGGGCACCAAGTGGGTCTGAAGTGGAGAGGCAGGCAGTGGTCACTGCATCCCTCCCTGCCTTTCCCTCTCACTGCTTTGGCAAGACCACAGGGGGAACACCCACTCTTCTCTGTCCCACGGCACTGTGGAGCAGAGAAGAAGATGACAAGGACAAGCCAGTGACAAACCCAAGAGGAGCTTGGGTGGACCTTCCCCACCCTGCATCCCAGAAAGGTCACAATGGCCTGGTACCCACCTCTCCCAAATTCCCCTGGGAGGCTGCTGGAGAGCCCAAATCCCCAAGATGCCTTCACTCCCACCAACTCCACCTCCCACCAAGACCCTTCAATGCTGCTGAGCTTCTTGAAGTGCTTGGTAACATCTTTTCCAAAGGATTTGGATGGTCCCTGGAGGAGATGGAGAGCACAGGAGGAAAAGAGGCTCAGGCCAGCAGAGATGATGCAGGGGACTAAACAGCAACATGACAAGGGTGGTCCAAGGAGGAGATGAAGAGAGCACGCTGTATTGTTGAGAAACAGCAGTTCAGTGCTACCTGCctgtgaggcagcagctccatctGCAAGAGGCTGCCCCAAGCACATGGATGTGCCAGCAAGCACCGTCCTTCCTTGGACCCCAGGAGCCTGCAGGCCCCTCCAGTGGCACAGCTGCATCTCCCCAAAAGGCTTCTCATGGAACAAAAAGTCCAAACCACTTCATCTTAGACTGCCCAACAGCATTGGAAGACAAAATCCTGAGAGACCAGGGAGCATGGGGCACCACTGGCAGGCGTGAGAAGAGcccacagctgctggtggctttCCAAGACAGGGCTCCTGGTTCACAGTGAGCTCCAAACCAGGCTGCCCACAAAGGATGGTGTGGCTGCACCCCTGGCAGACCCCTTGCTCCCTCCACAGGAGCCAGGTGCCCCATaggtcctgcagccctcacACCTCACCTTGAGCTGGATCTCACAGGCACAGAGGGGCTGCCCAGCTGAGAAGGGAACTGATGGGCAGCCAAGGCCTTGCCCGGAGCATGGGAGGGCTCCTGCACCCACCTTCACAGggagagctgctgagcagcttgAAACTGAGCCCAGTGAGGAGCAGGGTGCTCCACGGTGGTTCTCAGCGGGGCAGGGCaaagtgcccagctgctggggaaggggtATTTTAGCAGCATCCCTCAAGGAAGTTGCTCTCATGCCTAAAAAGGCTGTTTCCATACTGACACTTGTACAGCACAATGCAGTCCATCTGGTGGGCGCTGGGATCCGTGCTGGAGCCCGCTGTGGTGCACTGGCCCTGCCCCATGGCTCCTctgaggagctgccccagcctgtgggAGCCACAGCTGTGGGAACTGCTTGTCCTCTTGGAGCACTGCCTGCTCCCTCTCCCAGGAAAAGCTGGGGTCTACATGGGCTACcaggggctgtttggggaagctgccatgccctggcagctgcctggCTCCTAAGGGTGCAGGGGGAATAGCTTCCACATCACAGAGCTTCCCATCCCCAGAGGACAGGGACTCATGcaagccctgggcagggcaagGAAAAGATTGGGAGGGGGGCAGCaaccacagcccagcccccagGGGATTCGCAGGACTGCCACCTGGCAGAGTCTGGGACTCCACGTAGgctcctgcagcttccagctgtTTTGGAGCTATGGCCAGCGAAGCCTCCGGTGGGCAAGTGGCTGGGTTTGCCTGGAGGGGGACACTGTGCCACAGAGTAACCAACATGTTTGAGTGCAACGGGGGTGAGCAGCTTGAGCCCACCAGCTGGCAcccaggctggctctgagcaggaggaagagtGTTATCTACAGGAGCAGGGGGGGTAGCTTCTGCCTGAAACGCTTGGTTTGCCAGCTGAAGTGCTGCAGAGGAtttgctgctggagatggggacACCCAGCACAGTCCCTGTCACTGGTCCAGCTGGGTTAAACGggacctgcagctctggctgggcaAAGCTGCCCTCAGGGGGAACGGAGCCCACAGCCCCCTGGCCTCCCCACGTGcctgctgcctggggctgtgcagggaatGCTGAACCAGCTGCCCAGCAGCGCTGGAATTGAGGCACAGCACTGTTTTCCTCATGGCAGTGTGGGAAGCCCAGTCTCTTTCCAGCACCCTCCCTGAGGAGTGTCTGCTCCACACAGGATGTCACCTTGGCGCCTGGCCTCTGGCTGAGCCCCGGAGCTGGTagctcctcctctgcccccaggctgagcagagcctcctcccactgctgcagctctgtgctgcccacGTTTAGGCCCTGGCAGACATTTCCATCCACCTCACTCTTCTCAAAGAGGGTTTCGATGACCACCAGGAGGGAGTCGCTGTCCTCCTTGGCACTGCTGACGTCCTCAATCTGGGTCAGCCCATCAGGCTCAGGGCTGAAACCTGGCAGGGAGAACTGAGGCACGTTGTCAGCGTGGGAATTGTATATGGATGCATCCTGCTTCATTACAGCCCCAAAGAGAGAGTTGGGGTCTACCAAGCGTTGCTCTGAGCTGGAGTTTGCTTGCACCTGCAACCCCTCCTTGGCTTGGAATGAGTCCAAGAACCCAGGAAGGTCATTCCCATACAAGACTGCTTCCCTGGTGGCAAAACTGAAAGGCAGCTGCACATTTCTCTTCTGGAGATGTTCCTCCCCTTCTTCATTCCTTCAGTGTGGAGGCAAAAAGGAATAGAAACAGCATGAACAGCTCCTCCAGGCCAGGCAAAATCACCCTTCTGACAGCAAGGGGGgagctcacagccctgccccggcctTTCTAGAGGAAAAGGGGGCTGGAATGGGCTGGCTACAAGAGGGCTCTGAGGAGCCCACAGGGAGGTCTGCATGGCTCAGGgaagggctgctgctcccaggcaggaGCATGTCCACAACCACCTCCTCAGAGCCATTTCACTCGCACTACAGGAGGACAAATGCTACAAAGTGCCAACCTTACCTACCCTTTCCTCCACCTTCATGGCCTCTGCGTGCCTTGGGCAGCCCCCCAcgcccagagcagctgaagggGCCAGCAATACTCAGGACAGGGCTCGCTGGTGGGCGATGATGTAGTCGGGCCTGTCCCCTTTGTACACCAGCCGGGCGTTGGCCTGCACCCACACCCAGCTGCCCCTCTTGGTCAGCAGCCGGAACACCGTCAGCCCGCTCTCCCCCGTCTTCATCACTGGGGCAGGGACACAAAAGAAGTGCCACAGACAGAGTTCCTCCATGGAGGCAGACAAATGACACGTGCAAGATGCCACGAGGTTGAGTATCACCTCGTGGCCACGCTACGGGGGCAGGAGATGCAGTATGCTGTGTCTCTGCCAGCTTCCCGAGCTCATCCAGGAGGAAGAGCCTTTATCACAGATACTCCAGCACCAAGAAGCAATAacacagccaggccagagcCTTGAGGAACCCACAAACACCTCCCCAACAGCCCCCCCAGCACTCACTTCTCACGTGGTGCTCTGCGCAGTGCATCATGTCGGCCGCATGCACAAACTGGTATCCGGACcccctcctgcacagctccaccTCTGTGTATCCAAGGACAACCTTCCCCCTGGAAACAGCCCAGGAATGCAGTGACACCAGGGATGCATCCCCCACAGTTGCACCCCACTGGTCAGACCCCCACTTTGGGGGGTGCAATGCACCACCCCGGGCTGAGCTGCATCCCCTGttccaaaaccacccaaacaacAGCAGACAAGAATGCTGGTGCCCCATTAACCTGCTCTCCGTGTTACTGGGGGCCTGTAGTAGAGGGACAAAAACATCaggccatgggagctgggtcaGGTGTTCCTTGTCATCACCAGGTCTAGCTTCCTAGTCCAGCACCAGGGATTTTGCCACAGAGAAAGGGAGAGATGCCTTACCGGGAATCACAGGCCATGGGAGTGAAGTCCAGCTTGTGCTTTGTCTGGAAGATCAGCGTTTTAGTCCGGAGCTCCAGGATGGAGAGAGGCTGGAGGAGTGTGGCAATGGCAAAGAGAGCAACTGGGGACTTGTCTGCTGCTGACTTTTGCTGCCCAAGAAGGAACTTCAGGCGCCCACGGAAATTCAAGGCCTTATAGGGATTAGAAAATGTGGGTGTGAAGCAAACAGGGTGGTGGGAACTGGCTGTGCTGTCATCCCTGTGGGACACAAGTGGCTCTGGGGGAACaccctgcaggcacaggaggagcagaggggtGTCCCAGCATTACCAG is part of the Passer domesticus isolate bPasDom1 chromosome 10, bPasDom1.hap1, whole genome shotgun sequence genome and harbors:
- the LOC135308457 gene encoding uncharacterized protein LOC135308457, which codes for MKQDASIYNSHADNVPQFSLPGFSPEPDGLTQIEDVSSAKEDSDSLLVVIETLFEKSEVDGNVCQGLNVGSTELQQWEEALLSLGAEEELPAPGLSQRPGAKVTSCVEQTLLREGAGKRLGFPHCHEENSAVPQFQRCWAAGSAFPAQPQAAGTWGGQGAVGSVPPEGSFAQPELQVPFNPAGPVTGTVLGVPISSSKSSAALQLANQAFQAEATPPAPVDNTLPPAQSQPGCQLVGSSCSPPLHSNMLVTLWHSVPLQANPATCPPEASLAIAPKQLEAAGAYVESQTLPGGSPANPLGAGLWLLPPSQSFPCPAQGLHESLSSGDGKLCDVEAIPPAPLGARQLPGHGSFPKQPLVAHVDPSFSWEREQAVLQEDKQFPQLWLPQAGAAPQRSHGAGPVHHSGLQHGSQRPPDGLHCAVQVSVWKQPF